The Bemisia tabaci chromosome 5, PGI_BMITA_v3 genome includes a window with the following:
- the LOC109035580 gene encoding BRISC and BRCA1-A complex member 1 — protein sequence MVGGTKAEVPEVELTEDEDSQEAHVQKAVERKKLQPDERMPPINVPEKIFLCLDVTPSCSKISLYPGKDVEPLLLLKQSILIFINNKLNWNPQTQIAIILLNGSSAVLYCPFTDRKDKLIENIKRIHVPPGDGDTSMEDDEEDFCLNELLKLLMMNVELPECKDKKTLPAFIARGIFFYGRTKFLSIRNSMDKFKMFIDSPYFIFDSLFLHEDELDESVRVQIISTLSKLDNGYSYILETDNSAVNFMNAFSLFSSHPLQRPHQSDFKDDIMSYKKSLSS from the coding sequence ATGGTTGGTGGAACCAAAGCCGAGGTCCCAGAGGTGGAACTCACAGAAGATGAAGACAGCCAAGAGGCACATGTGCAGAAAGCTGTCGAGAGGAAGAAACTTCAGCCTGATGAGAGAATGCCCCCCATCAATGttccagaaaaaatatttctctgcTTGGACGTCACTCCATCCTGCTCCAAGATCAGTTTATATCCAGGTAAGGATGTAGAACCATTGTTGCTCCTTAAACAAAGCATACTAATATTTATCAACAACAAGCTCAATTGGAATCCGCAAACACAAATCGCCATCATTTTGTTGAATGGTTCTAGTGCTGTTCTCTACTGCCCGTTCACCGACCGCAAAGACAAGTTAATTGAAAATATAAAGCGAATTCATGTACCTCCAGGTGATGGAGATACGTCCATGGAGGATGATGAAgaagatttttgtttgaatgaacttttgaaacttttgatgaTGAATGTAGAATTACCCGAATGCAAAGATAAAAAAACGTTACCTGCATTTATAGCTCGGGGCATATTTTTCTATGGCCGCACCAAGTTCCTTAGCATAAGAAATTCCATggataaatttaaaatgttcatcGACTCCCCTTACTTCATATTTGATAGTCTTTTTCTACACGAAGATGAATTAGATGAAAGTGTCCGTGTACAAATTATAAGTACTCTGTCAAAGCTAGATAATGGATACTCGTACATTCTAGAGACTGATAACAGTGCTGTTAATTTTATGAATgcattttcattgttttcatCTCACCCGTTGCAGCGTCCTCACCAAAGCGATTTTAAAGATGACATAATGTCTTACAAGAAAAGCTTGAGCAGttag
- the Nf-YB gene encoding uncharacterized protein Nf-YB, with protein sequence MDCNSDSGDEISSAFLTGNGQGYIINDDMDDDAVLTGENSDDSNHDGDPKSSRPLREQDRFLPIANVAKIMKKAIPPRGKIAKDARECVQECVSEFISFITSEASERCHQEKRKTINGEDILFAMTNLGFDNYIESLKIYLQKYREATKGDKSTGHIYEEIDDCFASPSISGNMIAQNGQEDTIVYTTYQEPLQQFHMT encoded by the exons atggaTTGTAACAGTGACAGCGGCGACGAAATTAGCAGTGCTTTTTTGACTGGAAACGGGCAAGGTTACATCATCAACGATGACATGGATG ATGATGCTGTGTTGACTGGggaaaattcagatgattcaAATCATGATGGTGACCCAAAATCGTCCAGACCCCTCAGAGAACAAGACAGATTCCTGCCCATTGcaaatgttgctaaaattatgaaaaaagccATTCCTCCTAGGGGCAAA ATTGCCAAAGATGCCAGAGAATGTGTCCAAGAGTGTGTTTCTGAGTTTATCAGTTTCATCACAAGTGAGGCAAGCGAACGATGTCatcaagaaaaaaggaaaacaataaACGGTGAAGATATTCTTTTTGCGATGACAAATTTAGGATTTGACAATTACATAGAATCATTGAAAATTTACTTGCAAAAGTACCgagag GCTACCAAAGGCGATAAATCTACTGGACATATTTATGAAGAAATTGATGATTGCTTTG CTTCACCTTCGATCTCTGGTAATATGATAGCCCAAAATGGACAAGAAGATACTATTGTTTACACAACATATCAAGAACCTCTTCAGCAGTTTCATATGACTTAA